One stretch of Tepidibacter hydrothermalis DNA includes these proteins:
- a CDS encoding sigma-70 family RNA polymerase sigma factor: MIKIFRILRRKQLKEEQFQIDYEKYYTVVYKQLYYLLGSNELAEDITQEVFIKYYNTKEDIEFVGAWLSKVATNLALNHIRGEKRRLKREENMLEDVNNIFSIEDQIFRNEQIKSVRNILSSLSNEQSTCLILKFSGYSYEEIHNATGIPKNNISQIIARGKKKFLKLYEGEGDLNVL, encoded by the coding sequence GTGATCAAGATTTTTAGGATCCTAAGAAGAAAACAATTAAAAGAAGAACAATTTCAAATAGACTACGAAAAATATTATACAGTAGTATACAAACAATTATATTACTTATTAGGAAGTAATGAACTAGCAGAGGATATAACTCAAGAAGTATTTATAAAGTACTATAACACTAAAGAGGATATAGAGTTTGTAGGAGCCTGGTTATCTAAAGTCGCTACTAATTTAGCACTTAATCACATAAGAGGTGAAAAAAGAAGGTTAAAAAGAGAAGAAAATATGTTGGAAGATGTAAACAATATATTTAGTATAGAGGATCAGATATTTAGAAATGAACAGATAAAATCAGTTAGAAATATTTTATCTAGTCTTTCAAATGAACAAAGTACATGTCTTATTCTAAAATTTTCAGGATACTCTTATGAAGAAATACACAATGCAACGGGTATTCCTAAAAATAATATAAGTCAGATTATAGCACGAGGAAAGAAAAAGTTTTTGAAACTATATGAAGGAGAAGGTGATTTGAATGTGCTATGA
- a CDS encoding ABC transporter ATP-binding protein, with product MVIQTQNLTKQFNGKGGFANISLSVREGEVFSFLGKNGAGKSTFIRTLLGILHPTSGEGMILGKNIGNVEVRKEIGYLPELFQYQNWLTGYELLFNHGLLYKMGKQDIKKRIEEVLLIVGLKGHEKKKLKEYSKGMKQRIGLGCAIISNPKILFLDEPTSALDPVGRKQVRDIISDLKNQGKTIFLNTHLLSEVELISDRIAILDKGNIKKVGTMDELIYSPVMALVENINDKIINDLKKIDPIVNISNNNIEIHVDDKTIPKVVNTIVKNDGLLYMIKRKENALEELFINTVGEADER from the coding sequence ATGGTTATACAAACTCAAAATTTAACTAAACAATTTAATGGAAAAGGTGGCTTTGCTAATATCTCCCTCTCTGTAAGAGAGGGGGAAGTTTTTAGTTTCCTTGGAAAAAATGGTGCTGGAAAAAGTACATTTATAAGAACACTTTTAGGAATACTTCATCCAACATCTGGAGAAGGCATGATTCTAGGAAAAAATATAGGTAATGTAGAAGTTAGAAAGGAAATAGGTTATTTACCTGAGCTTTTTCAATATCAAAATTGGCTTACAGGGTATGAGCTTTTATTCAATCACGGGCTTTTATACAAGATGGGTAAGCAAGATATAAAAAAGAGAATAGAAGAAGTACTTTTAATAGTAGGGCTTAAGGGTCATGAAAAAAAGAAGTTAAAAGAATACAGCAAGGGTATGAAGCAAAGGATAGGTCTTGGATGTGCTATTATTTCAAATCCTAAAATACTGTTTTTGGACGAACCAACAAGTGCACTGGATCCTGTTGGAAGAAAGCAGGTTCGTGACATTATATCAGACTTGAAAAATCAAGGAAAAACGATATTTTTAAATACTCACTTATTAAGTGAAGTTGAACTGATATCAGATAGAATTGCTATACTAGATAAAGGTAATATCAAAAAAGTAGGAACAATGGATGAACTAATATATTCACCAGTAATGGCTTTAGTAGAAAATATAAATGATAAGATTATAAATGATCTAAAAAAGATTGACCCTATTGTCAATATATCAAATAATAATATAGAAATACATGTTGATGATAAGACTATTCCAAAGGTTGTAAATACAATAGTTAAAAATGATGGATTGTTATATATGATAAAGAGAAAAGAAAATGCACTTGAAGAATTATTTATAAATACAGTTGGAGAGGCGGACGAAAGATGA
- the add gene encoding adenosine deaminase, with amino-acid sequence MDLNKIPKIELHCHLDGSVRPDTILDIANKDNIDIPTYNINELKKYITAPEECHSLDEYLATFDIANKVMQTKENIKRIAYELLEDVSKYNVKYIEMRFAPLFHMAKGLKFDEIVQSVLDGIKEAESKFDVRGNVILCCMRHMSADDAIFVIEEGKKFLGKGVVAVDLAGSENLNFPEKFKEAFDLAKSYEYNITIHAGETGIGENVFKSIEMLHAQRIGHGVFAKDCVKSYQMLKDMGVTLEMCPTSNVQTKAVNAYEEHPLKDFLDDDIRISVNTDNMTVSDIDLDREFKILNEINKLTEEDFKRIYLYSVHASFASDEVKEELRKYV; translated from the coding sequence ATGGATTTAAATAAAATACCTAAAATAGAGCTACATTGCCATCTTGATGGAAGTGTTAGACCTGATACAATATTAGATATAGCTAATAAAGATAATATAGATATTCCAACTTATAATATAAATGAACTAAAAAAATATATAACAGCTCCTGAAGAGTGCCATTCTTTAGATGAATATTTAGCTACATTTGATATAGCTAATAAAGTCATGCAAACAAAGGAAAATATCAAAAGAATTGCATATGAACTTCTTGAGGATGTTTCAAAGTACAATGTAAAGTATATAGAGATGAGATTTGCTCCTTTGTTTCATATGGCAAAAGGACTTAAATTTGATGAAATAGTTCAAAGTGTTTTAGATGGAATTAAAGAAGCTGAAAGTAAGTTTGATGTAAGAGGAAACGTAATACTATGCTGTATGAGACATATGAGTGCTGATGATGCTATATTTGTAATAGAAGAAGGTAAAAAGTTTTTAGGAAAAGGAGTTGTTGCAGTTGACCTTGCAGGTAGTGAGAACTTAAATTTTCCTGAAAAGTTCAAAGAAGCATTCGACCTTGCTAAAAGTTACGAATATAATATAACAATTCACGCTGGAGAGACTGGAATTGGTGAGAATGTATTTAAGTCTATAGAGATGCTTCATGCTCAGAGAATTGGCCATGGAGTCTTTGCTAAAGACTGTGTTAAATCATATCAAATGCTAAAAGATATGGGTGTTACACTTGAAATGTGCCCAACTAGTAATGTTCAAACAAAGGCAGTTAACGCATACGAAGAGCATCCTCTAAAAGATTTCTTAGATGATGATATAAGAATTAGTGTAAATACAGACAATATGACTGTATCCGATATAGATTTAGACAGAGAGTTCAAAATATTAAATGAGATTAATAAGTTGACTGAAGAAGATTTCAAAAGAATCTACCTATACAGCGTACATGCATCATTTGCATCTGATGAGGTTAAAGAAGAATTAAGAAAATATGTATAA